The DNA window CGCTTCAATGCCAACCTGAAATCGTTGCGCGCGCGCGTCGACGGCCGGGTCAAGACGGTGCGCGTCTGCACGCGCTGCATCAAGGCCGGCAAGGTCACCAAGGTCCACTAATCCGACTGTAAGCGATTAGACTGAATTGCAGCCGTCATAGGCAACTATGACGGCTTTTCATTTGTCCGTTTCCGCCACGCGACCGCTTCCTTGACCGCCCGGGGATAATCGCACATCAGCGGATCGGGAATCAGCTTTTCGTAAAGGGAGGCATATGCGGCGGCGTGGAACTGCTTGAGATCGTACAGCGGTTCCCGGCCGAGCACACGGGCGTTGAGATAGCGGCAGAGGCTTTCGTAAGCGGCGTACATCTCCTGCCAGTCGACCGTGGCGTCGGCTTGCAAGGTGCGGACGACATCGATCATCAAGTGGGTGCCGATTTCGTGTGAGATGAAATCAAGCGTCCAATTCAGTTCCTGACCCGACCAGAAGACGATGCGATCGTAGCCCATGGAA is part of the Candidatus Zixiibacteriota bacterium genome and encodes:
- a CDS encoding 50S ribosomal protein L28, coding for MSRACDICGKGPVFGHNVSHAHNLTNRRFNANLKSLRARVDGRVKTVRVCTRCIKAGKVTKVH